From a region of the Hymenobacter jejuensis genome:
- the rplU gene encoding 50S ribosomal protein L21, whose protein sequence is MYAIVNIAGKQTKVEANKFVYAHKLAGNVGDSVELGNALLTDDNGTINIGSPALDVKVTGTILAHVKGDKVLVFKKKRRKGYKKLNGHRQQFTKVMINSIG, encoded by the coding sequence GACCAAGGTCGAAGCCAATAAATTCGTCTACGCTCACAAACTGGCTGGCAATGTCGGCGACTCAGTAGAACTGGGCAACGCATTGCTGACCGACGACAACGGCACGATTAACATCGGCTCGCCGGCGTTGGACGTGAAGGTAACCGGCACCATCCTGGCTCACGTAAAAGGTGACAAGGTATTGGTGTTCAAGAAGAAGCGTCGGAAGGGCTACAAGAAGCTCAACGGCCACCGTCAGCAGTTTACCAAAGTAATGATCAACAGCATTGGATAG